The Actinomadura sp. WMMB 499 genome includes a window with the following:
- the dxr gene encoding 1-deoxy-D-xylulose-5-phosphate reductoisomerase: MTPTDTADASAARDVVVLGSTGSIGTQALDVIRRNPGRFRVTGLAAGGGRVGLLAEQALEFRPEIVAVAKASAAQELQLAFYAEAKRRGYAAGDYPIPKIVAGPEAVAEVAGWQCDVVLNGVTGALGLASTLAALDAGRTLALANKESLIIGGPLVRERARPGQIVPVDSEHSALAQCLRGGRAAEVRRLVLTASGGPFRGRTRDELAGVTPEQALNHPTWDMGPVVTINSATLVNKGLEVIEAHLLFDVPMDRIEVMVHPQSVIHSMVEFTDGSTLAQASPPDMRLPIALGMDWPDRVPDAAPGVDWTRAHTWELFPLDDGTFPAVRLARRAGELGGTAPAVYNAANEECVEAFRAGRLPFLAIVDTIARVLDEHDPGAGAGAAGLTVDDVLAADAWARSRTKEVTGLD; this comes from the coding sequence ATGACTCCCACCGACACCGCCGACGCGTCCGCCGCCCGCGACGTCGTCGTGCTCGGCTCCACCGGATCGATCGGCACCCAGGCGCTCGACGTGATCCGCCGCAACCCCGGCCGGTTCCGCGTGACGGGCCTGGCCGCCGGGGGCGGTCGGGTCGGCCTGCTGGCCGAGCAGGCGCTGGAGTTCCGGCCCGAGATCGTCGCCGTCGCCAAGGCGTCCGCCGCCCAGGAGCTGCAGCTCGCCTTCTACGCCGAGGCCAAGCGCCGCGGCTACGCCGCCGGCGACTACCCCATCCCGAAGATCGTCGCCGGGCCGGAGGCGGTCGCCGAGGTCGCCGGGTGGCAGTGCGACGTCGTGCTGAACGGCGTCACGGGGGCGCTCGGCCTGGCGTCCACGCTCGCCGCGCTGGACGCCGGACGGACGCTGGCGCTGGCCAACAAGGAGTCGCTCATCATCGGCGGCCCGCTGGTGCGGGAGCGGGCCAGGCCGGGGCAGATCGTCCCGGTCGACTCCGAGCACTCGGCGCTCGCGCAGTGCCTGCGCGGCGGCCGCGCCGCGGAGGTGCGGCGGCTGGTGCTGACCGCGAGCGGCGGCCCGTTCCGCGGCCGCACCCGCGACGAGCTGGCCGGTGTCACGCCCGAGCAGGCGCTGAACCACCCGACGTGGGACATGGGGCCGGTCGTCACGATCAACTCGGCCACCCTCGTCAACAAGGGCCTGGAGGTCATCGAGGCGCACCTGCTGTTCGACGTCCCGATGGACCGCATCGAGGTCATGGTGCACCCGCAGTCGGTCATCCACTCGATGGTCGAGTTCACCGACGGGTCCACGCTCGCGCAGGCGAGCCCGCCGGACATGCGGCTGCCGATCGCGCTCGGCATGGACTGGCCCGACCGCGTCCCGGACGCGGCGCCCGGCGTCGACTGGACGCGCGCGCACACCTGGGAGCTGTTCCCGCTCGACGACGGGACGTTCCCGGCGGTGCGGCTGGCGCGCCGCGCCGGTGAGCTCGGCGGCACCGCCCCGGCCGTTTACAACGCGGCCAACGAGGAATGCGTGGAGGCGTTCCGGGCGGGACGGCTGCCGTTCCTCGCGATAGTCGACACGATCGCGCGGGTACTGGACGAGCACGATCCGGGCGCCGGTGCGGGAGCGGCGGGCCTGACGGTCGACGACGTTCTCGCCGCCGACGCGTGGGCACGCTCCCGGACCAAAGAAGTCACGGGACTCGACTGA
- a CDS encoding RIP metalloprotease, with amino-acid sequence MAFLLGAVAFVVALLASVMLHEAGHLLTAKRFGMKATQYFVGFGPTLWSRRRGETEYGVKAIPLGGFVKIVGYTPLEEIDPADRPRAFYRQPAGRRAIVIAAGVAANFAFAFLLLMVMAMTIGVRDPGTVTTTVDRVSECVPAGTGTECGPDRPASPAARAGLRPGDRIVAFDGTRVAGWEELTRAIDRAEPGRTVPLTVERRGAPGPVTLRLRLAEMGGEPFVGMSARVTGAGYERVGPINAAVFAARGIATTVEAIGRVVVDIPSAIPNLFSDERASSPGGQVGSVVGATDVSGQIFSSEDSVRDKVALFLSLVVSLNIFLGALNVVPLLPLDGGHLAVVGYERARAALARLRGRPDPGTVDLTRLLPLTYLAVLLLVGFGALLILADLFNPLNLPE; translated from the coding sequence ATGGCCTTTCTGCTCGGCGCGGTCGCGTTCGTCGTCGCGCTGCTCGCGTCGGTGATGCTGCACGAGGCCGGGCACCTGCTCACCGCCAAGCGGTTCGGGATGAAGGCCACCCAGTACTTCGTCGGGTTCGGGCCGACGCTGTGGTCGCGGCGGCGCGGCGAGACCGAGTACGGCGTGAAGGCGATCCCGCTGGGCGGCTTCGTCAAGATCGTCGGGTACACGCCGCTTGAGGAGATCGATCCGGCCGACCGGCCCCGCGCGTTCTACCGGCAGCCCGCCGGGCGCCGCGCGATCGTGATCGCCGCGGGCGTCGCCGCCAACTTCGCGTTCGCGTTCCTGCTGCTCATGGTGATGGCGATGACGATCGGGGTGCGCGATCCCGGGACGGTCACCACGACCGTCGACCGGGTGTCGGAGTGCGTGCCCGCCGGGACGGGCACCGAGTGCGGGCCCGACCGTCCGGCGTCCCCGGCCGCGCGGGCGGGGCTGCGGCCGGGGGACCGGATCGTCGCGTTCGACGGCACCCGGGTCGCCGGGTGGGAGGAGCTGACCCGGGCCATCGACCGCGCCGAACCCGGACGGACGGTGCCGCTGACGGTCGAGCGGCGGGGCGCGCCGGGGCCCGTGACGCTGCGGCTGCGGCTCGCCGAGATGGGCGGGGAACCGTTCGTCGGGATGTCCGCGCGGGTGACGGGGGCCGGGTACGAGCGGGTCGGGCCGATCAACGCGGCCGTGTTCGCCGCGCGGGGCATCGCGACGACCGTCGAGGCCATCGGCCGCGTCGTGGTGGACATCCCGTCCGCGATCCCGAACCTGTTCTCGGACGAGCGGGCCAGTTCGCCCGGCGGGCAGGTGGGCAGCGTCGTCGGCGCGACCGACGTGTCCGGGCAGATCTTCTCGTCCGAGGACTCGGTCCGCGACAAGGTCGCATTGTTTCTGTCACTTGTCGTCTCGCTGAACATCTTCCTCGGCGCGCTGAACGTCGTGCCGCTGCTGCCGCTGGACGGCGGGCACCTCGCGGTCGTCGGCTACGAGCGCGCACGGGCCGCACTGGCGCGGCTGCGCGGCCGCCCGGACCCCGGCACCGTCGACCTCACCAGGCTCCTTCCCCTCACCTACCTGGCCGTTCTCCTCCTGGTGGGGTTCGGGGCGCTGCTGATCCTGGCCGATCTGTTCAACCCGCTCAACCTGCCCGAATGA
- the ispG gene encoding flavodoxin-dependent (E)-4-hydroxy-3-methylbut-2-enyl-diphosphate synthase, giving the protein MPRRKSRQIMVGNVPVGGDAPVSVQSMTTTLTADVNATLQQIAELAASGCQIVRVACPSQDDAEALPAIARKSPIPVIADIHFQPKYVFAAIDAGCAAVRVNPGNIKKFDDKVGEIAKAATEAGVPIRIGVNAGSLDKRLLEKYGKATPEALVESALWECSLFEEHGFRDIKISVKHNDPVVMIEAYRQLAAACDYPLHLGVTEAGPAFQGTIKSSVAFGALLSQGIGDTIRVSLSAPPVEEVKVGSAILESLGLRQRGLEIVSCPSCGRAQVDVYTLAEQVTAGLKDFPVPLRVAVMGCVVNGPGEAREADLGVASGNGKGQIFVKGEVIKTVPEAQIVETLIEEAMRIAEDMGIEVGEDGSVSGPGAEVMVG; this is encoded by the coding sequence ATGCCGCGCCGCAAGTCCCGTCAGATCATGGTCGGGAACGTGCCGGTGGGCGGCGACGCGCCGGTGTCGGTCCAGTCCATGACCACGACGCTGACCGCCGATGTGAACGCCACGCTGCAGCAGATCGCCGAGCTGGCCGCGTCCGGATGCCAGATCGTCCGGGTGGCCTGCCCGTCGCAGGACGACGCCGAGGCGCTGCCGGCGATCGCCCGCAAGTCGCCGATCCCGGTCATCGCCGACATCCACTTCCAGCCGAAGTACGTGTTCGCCGCGATCGACGCGGGCTGCGCGGCGGTCCGGGTCAACCCGGGCAACATCAAGAAGTTCGACGACAAGGTCGGGGAGATCGCCAAGGCCGCGACCGAGGCCGGGGTGCCGATCCGCATCGGCGTCAACGCCGGGTCGCTCGACAAGCGGCTGCTGGAGAAGTACGGCAAGGCCACCCCCGAGGCGCTGGTGGAGTCGGCGCTGTGGGAGTGCTCGCTGTTCGAGGAGCACGGCTTCCGCGACATCAAGATCTCCGTCAAGCACAACGACCCGGTCGTGATGATCGAGGCGTACCGGCAGCTCGCCGCCGCCTGCGACTACCCGCTGCACCTCGGCGTCACCGAGGCGGGCCCGGCGTTCCAGGGGACGATCAAGTCCTCGGTGGCGTTCGGCGCGCTGCTGAGCCAGGGCATCGGCGACACGATCCGGGTGTCGCTGTCGGCGCCGCCCGTCGAGGAGGTCAAGGTCGGCTCGGCGATCCTGGAGTCGCTGGGGCTGCGGCAGCGCGGCCTGGAGATCGTCTCGTGCCCGTCGTGCGGGCGCGCGCAGGTGGACGTCTACACGCTGGCCGAGCAGGTCACGGCCGGGCTGAAGGACTTCCCGGTCCCGCTGCGCGTCGCGGTCATGGGCTGCGTCGTGAACGGGCCCGGCGAGGCCCGCGAGGCCGACCTGGGCGTGGCGTCCGGGAACGGCAAGGGCCAGATCTTCGTCAAGGGCGAGGTCATCAAGACCGTCCCCGAGGCGCAGATCGTCGAGACCCTGATCGAGGAGGCCATGCGGATCGCCGAGGACATGGGCATCGAGGTCGGCGAGGACGGTTCCGTCTCCGGCCCCGGCGCCGAGGTCATGGTCGGCTGA
- a CDS encoding alpha/beta hydrolase has product MKRIVVAATVAALGLTGLGATSAQAASPSAGPAGGFDPAALEWHACPADFVETVRSAYDSLYPVSKIVQCAELAVPLDHAKPDGAKITLQLTKTPHTGDGPAEGDIVVNPGGPGGGGALFGPRVFAQNSPEMRKAYNVIGFDPRGVGMSEPALSCDKTYTNAPRPAYGEGEIGPVATWLWRSAGYARDCERADEIGLMDHVKTIDSVHDLETIRKALGNDRLDYYGASYGTYLGSSYATVYPKRVDKMVLDGNVGPSHVWYEANLNQDVAFDENIEYYFGWIARYDDVYGLGDTQEKVRDFFYGLRDELRGKPVRHTDPESGQELAVGPAELIDVMLNAGYRRSQAIWHGYAAGLSAYKAGDVATFASTFGSPTSGEADDNGYAMYLATECTDVQWPRSWWKWYRDNSRINAEHPFTTWGNAWFNAPCLFWGAKAGEPVDVGAAPDLPENILMFQSTHDAATPYEGALDMHERLRGSRMVVQDGDRTHCIVHRGSAAVDAYYDAYFLRGERPDERIVHVPDLGDPKPPSEARAKAPTGTGAPEAALLKADVIRP; this is encoded by the coding sequence GTGAAGAGGATCGTCGTCGCGGCCACCGTGGCCGCGCTCGGCCTCACCGGCCTGGGCGCCACAAGCGCGCAGGCCGCGAGCCCGTCCGCCGGACCGGCCGGAGGATTCGACCCCGCAGCACTGGAATGGCACGCCTGTCCCGCGGACTTCGTGGAGACCGTGCGCTCCGCCTACGACTCGCTGTACCCGGTCTCGAAGATCGTCCAGTGCGCCGAACTGGCGGTGCCGCTCGATCACGCGAAGCCGGACGGCGCGAAGATCACCCTGCAGCTCACGAAGACGCCGCACACCGGCGACGGGCCCGCCGAGGGCGACATCGTCGTCAACCCGGGCGGACCGGGCGGCGGCGGGGCGCTGTTCGGGCCGCGCGTGTTCGCGCAGAACTCGCCGGAGATGCGGAAGGCGTACAACGTCATCGGGTTCGACCCGCGCGGCGTCGGCATGAGCGAGCCCGCGCTGAGCTGCGACAAGACGTACACCAACGCCCCGCGCCCCGCCTACGGCGAGGGCGAGATCGGGCCCGTGGCCACCTGGCTGTGGCGCTCGGCCGGTTACGCGCGGGACTGCGAGCGGGCCGACGAGATCGGCCTGATGGACCACGTGAAGACCATCGACTCCGTGCACGACCTGGAGACGATCCGCAAGGCGCTGGGCAACGACCGGCTCGACTACTACGGTGCCTCGTACGGCACGTACCTCGGTTCGTCCTACGCGACCGTCTACCCCAAGCGGGTCGACAAGATGGTGCTGGACGGCAACGTCGGGCCGTCGCACGTCTGGTACGAGGCGAACCTGAACCAGGACGTCGCGTTCGACGAGAACATCGAGTACTACTTCGGGTGGATCGCCCGGTACGACGACGTCTACGGCCTGGGCGACACGCAGGAGAAGGTCCGCGACTTCTTCTACGGCCTGCGCGACGAGCTCCGCGGGAAGCCCGTCCGCCACACCGACCCCGAGAGCGGGCAGGAGCTCGCCGTCGGCCCGGCCGAGCTGATCGACGTCATGCTCAACGCCGGCTACCGACGCAGCCAGGCGATCTGGCACGGCTACGCGGCCGGGCTGTCGGCGTACAAGGCCGGGGACGTCGCCACCTTCGCGAGCACGTTCGGTTCGCCCACGAGCGGCGAGGCCGACGACAACGGCTACGCGATGTACCTCGCAACCGAGTGCACCGATGTGCAGTGGCCGCGGAGCTGGTGGAAGTGGTACCGCGACAACTCGCGGATCAACGCCGAGCACCCGTTCACGACCTGGGGCAACGCCTGGTTCAATGCCCCCTGCCTGTTCTGGGGCGCGAAGGCCGGGGAGCCGGTCGACGTCGGGGCCGCCCCCGACCTGCCGGAGAACATCCTGATGTTCCAGTCCACGCATGACGCCGCGACGCCGTACGAGGGCGCGCTCGACATGCACGAGCGCCTCCGGGGATCGCGGATGGTCGTGCAGGACGGCGACCGGACGCACTGCATCGTGCACCGCGGCTCCGCGGCCGTCGACGCCTATTACGACGCGTACTTCCTGCGCGGCGAGCGTCCGGACGAGCGGATCGTCCACGTCCCGGACCTCGGCGACCCGAAGCCGCCGTCCGAGGCGCGGGCGAAGGCGCCGACCGGCACCGGCGCGCCGGAGGCGGCGCTGCTCAAGGCCGACGTCATCCGCCCGTGA
- a CDS encoding alpha/beta hydrolase gives MPNDVARRITAGTAVAALALALAGVAEPGASAAPGAAAPGSAAAGAAAPGSRIAAPGSRIAWKPCPAADPVAGGRLKGLECAEVRVPLDHHRPDGKQITLALSRARHTAAESKGAVLLNRGGPGATGRDLPALFSSALPGDVAAAYDWIGFDPRGVGASEPALSCDETYRNPGRALPDPVPADAGEEAAWVARARAFARSCAEEHGEMLPHMGTADGARDLDAIRRALGQEKLGYVGYSYGAYLGAVYATTFPERVGRMVLDSVPRPSGVWYRNNLDQNVAFEDRIRAYFDWIARHHGTYRLGTTGAEVRAAYDRARAAVATAPIDGRIGPAELDDLFLGDGYARHTWDAHARALSAYAVGGDPGPLRAIWTPPTPVDLNGYAVYTAVECRDAAWPRDWARWRDDAEHLYRTGHRFETWSNTWYNAPCAFWEAAGGPRPDVWGEATLPPILLVQATEDAATPYEGAVETHLRFPTSRLLVQRGGDEHGVTLTGDACVDRAVAAYLGRGELPASRPGPDATCDAAPPPAPADARPDADAAEGARERPVEPAG, from the coding sequence GTGCCGAACGACGTCGCCAGAAGGATCACCGCCGGGACGGCCGTCGCCGCGCTCGCCCTCGCGCTCGCGGGCGTCGCGGAGCCGGGCGCGTCCGCCGCGCCCGGGGCCGCCGCGCCCGGCTCGGCCGCGGCCGGGGCCGCCGCGCCCGGCTCCCGGATTGCCGCGCCCGGCTCCCGGATCGCGTGGAAGCCCTGCCCCGCCGCCGACCCCGTCGCGGGCGGCAGGCTCAAGGGCCTGGAGTGCGCCGAGGTCCGCGTACCCCTCGACCACCACCGTCCCGACGGGAAGCAGATCACGCTCGCGCTGAGCCGCGCCCGGCACACGGCGGCCGAGTCCAAGGGCGCCGTCCTGCTGAACCGCGGCGGGCCCGGCGCGACCGGCCGCGACCTCCCCGCCCTGTTCTCGTCCGCGCTGCCCGGGGACGTCGCCGCGGCGTACGACTGGATCGGGTTCGACCCGCGCGGCGTCGGCGCCAGCGAACCCGCGCTGAGCTGCGACGAGACCTACCGGAACCCCGGACGGGCGCTGCCCGACCCGGTCCCCGCGGACGCCGGGGAGGAAGCGGCGTGGGTCGCGCGGGCCCGCGCCTTCGCGCGCTCGTGCGCCGAGGAGCACGGCGAGATGCTCCCGCACATGGGCACGGCCGACGGCGCCCGCGATCTCGACGCGATCCGCCGCGCGCTCGGGCAGGAGAAGCTCGGCTACGTCGGCTACTCCTACGGCGCCTACCTGGGCGCGGTCTACGCGACCACGTTCCCCGAGCGGGTCGGCCGGATGGTCCTCGACAGCGTGCCCCGGCCGAGCGGTGTCTGGTACCGGAACAACCTCGACCAGAACGTCGCGTTCGAGGACCGCATCCGCGCCTACTTCGACTGGATCGCCCGCCATCACGGGACCTACCGGCTCGGGACGACCGGAGCCGAGGTCCGCGCCGCCTACGACAGGGCGCGCGCCGCGGTCGCCACCGCGCCGATCGACGGCCGCATCGGCCCCGCCGAACTCGACGACCTGTTCCTCGGCGACGGCTACGCCCGGCACACGTGGGACGCTCACGCGCGCGCCCTGTCGGCGTACGCCGTCGGCGGCGACCCGGGCCCCCTCCGCGCGATCTGGACGCCGCCGACCCCGGTCGACCTGAACGGCTACGCGGTCTACACCGCCGTCGAGTGCCGCGACGCCGCGTGGCCGCGTGACTGGGCCCGCTGGCGCGACGACGCCGAGCACCTGTACCGGACGGGCCATCGCTTCGAGACCTGGAGCAACACCTGGTACAACGCGCCGTGCGCGTTCTGGGAGGCGGCCGGCGGGCCCCGCCCGGACGTGTGGGGCGAGGCGACGCTGCCGCCGATCCTGCTCGTCCAGGCGACCGAGGACGCCGCGACGCCGTACGAGGGCGCGGTGGAGACGCACCTGCGGTTCCCCACGTCCCGGCTGCTGGTGCAGCGAGGGGGCGACGAGCACGGCGTCACGCTCACGGGGGACGCCTGCGTCGACCGTGCCGTCGCCGCCTACCTGGGGCGCGGCGAGCTGCCCGCGAGCCGTCCCGGCCCGGACGCGACGTGCGACGCGGCCCCGCCGCCCGCCCCGGCGGACGCGCGGCCGGACGCGGACGCGGCGGAGGGCGCGCGGGAGAGGCCGGTCGAGCCCGCCGGGTGA
- a CDS encoding GNAT family N-acetyltransferase produces the protein MLGSAPVRVLDDRHRRDALAILDADPVANVFVGSRVHAAGLDPRRLGAQMWGYMRDGRLASLCYSGANLIPVAACPDAVRAFGERARAQGRRCSSIVGPVDTVGDLWRILEPYWGPPRAVRAVQPVMATSRVPDAPPDRAVRRVRMDEFDVVYPACVSMFTEEVGVSPNTGDGGVLYRSRVAELIRDGRAFARIEDGRVLFKAEIGAVTPHACQVQGVWVPPDLRGRGLSVAGMSAVVTESLRGIAPTVSLYVNDYNARARAAYRRVGFVETGSFMSVLF, from the coding sequence ATGCTCGGCTCGGCGCCCGTGCGGGTGCTGGACGACCGGCATCGGCGCGACGCGCTGGCGATCCTCGACGCCGATCCCGTCGCGAACGTGTTCGTCGGGTCGCGGGTGCACGCGGCCGGGCTCGACCCGCGGCGCCTCGGTGCGCAGATGTGGGGCTACATGCGCGACGGGCGGCTGGCGTCGCTGTGCTACTCGGGCGCCAACCTGATCCCGGTCGCCGCCTGCCCGGACGCCGTCCGCGCGTTCGGCGAGCGGGCGCGGGCGCAGGGGCGGCGCTGCTCGTCCATCGTCGGGCCGGTCGACACGGTCGGCGACCTGTGGCGGATCCTCGAACCGTACTGGGGGCCGCCGCGGGCGGTGCGCGCGGTGCAGCCGGTGATGGCGACGTCGCGGGTGCCAGACGCCCCGCCCGACCGGGCCGTCCGGCGGGTGCGGATGGACGAGTTCGACGTGGTGTATCCGGCGTGCGTGTCGATGTTCACCGAGGAGGTCGGGGTCTCGCCGAACACCGGCGACGGGGGAGTGCTGTACCGGTCGCGGGTGGCGGAGCTGATCCGGGACGGGCGGGCGTTCGCCCGGATCGAGGACGGCCGCGTCCTGTTCAAGGCCGAGATCGGTGCGGTCACGCCGCACGCCTGCCAGGTGCAGGGCGTGTGGGTGCCGCCGGACCTGCGCGGCCGGGGGCTGTCGGTGGCGGGGATGTCCGCGGTGGTCACCGAGTCGCTGCGCGGGATCGCGCCGACGGTGTCGCTCTATGTCAACGACTACAACGCGCGGGCGCGGGCCGCCTACCGCCGGGTCGGCTTCGTGGAGACCGGATCGTTCATGTCCGTCCTGTTCTAG
- a CDS encoding helix-turn-helix domain-containing protein: MEFAGALRQAIQASGLTLERVRHRLERSGLTVSVATLSYWQRGRSRPRSRAVVETLEDVLGVEPGTLTDLLDEPAPVAGAVATPAAGRGALAAGPSPAAPASARGLWPDPAGYAELVGQLDRSGDHRLERLSVHDVYRLDEAGRTWTLSVRAVLRAAGDDIDRVVCVHRTSPAVHGADGGSGASGLAAARYCRPGRIRAGGGLVAFELVFDRVLAAGDTAVVEYDLGPVTIPEGAGPPGGYDRRFPHPVQHYVAVVQFDGERLPARCYGFSAEAADGPRHRLGELWVGTSGSANLAVANVRRGIVGLEWEWH, encoded by the coding sequence GTGGAATTCGCCGGGGCACTGCGGCAGGCCATCCAGGCCAGCGGGCTGACCCTGGAACGCGTCCGGCACCGGCTGGAGCGCAGCGGCCTGACCGTCAGCGTGGCCACCCTCAGCTACTGGCAGCGGGGCCGCAGCCGCCCCCGCTCGCGCGCCGTCGTCGAGACCCTCGAGGACGTCCTCGGTGTCGAGCCGGGCACCCTGACCGACCTGCTCGACGAGCCCGCGCCCGTCGCCGGAGCGGTCGCGACCCCGGCCGCGGGCCGGGGCGCGCTCGCCGCCGGGCCGTCCCCCGCCGCGCCCGCCTCCGCGCGTGGGCTGTGGCCCGACCCCGCGGGGTACGCCGAGCTCGTCGGCCAGCTCGACCGGTCCGGCGACCACCGCCTCGAACGGCTCAGCGTCCACGACGTCTACCGGCTGGACGAGGCGGGCCGCACCTGGACGCTGTCGGTACGGGCCGTGCTGCGGGCCGCCGGCGACGACATCGACCGCGTCGTGTGCGTCCACCGGACGAGCCCCGCGGTGCACGGCGCGGACGGGGGGTCCGGCGCGTCCGGGCTCGCCGCCGCCCGCTACTGCCGTCCGGGACGGATCCGCGCCGGGGGCGGACTGGTCGCGTTCGAGCTCGTCTTCGACCGGGTGCTGGCGGCTGGGGACACCGCCGTCGTCGAGTACGACCTCGGGCCCGTCACGATCCCCGAGGGGGCCGGGCCGCCCGGCGGGTACGACCGCCGCTTCCCGCATCCCGTGCAGCACTACGTCGCGGTCGTCCAGTTCGACGGCGAGCGGCTCCCGGCCCGCTGCTACGGCTTCTCCGCCGAGGCCGCCGACGGGCCGCGGCACCGCCTCGGGGAGCTGTGGGTCGGGACGTCCGGCAGCGCGAACCTCGCGGTCGCGAACGTGCGGCGCGGTATCGTCGGCCTGGAATGGGAGTGGCACTGA
- a CDS encoding DUF3037 domain-containing protein, whose amino-acid sequence MSGAGNIRKAGEPTVFEYAALRVIPRVERGEVMNVGVVVYCRARDYLGCRTHLDTPRLKALDASLDLDGVRSALAGVDAVCGGGERAGQAAAEAPGARFRWLTAPRSTIVQPGPVHAGLTEDPAAELDRLLNLLVL is encoded by the coding sequence ATGAGCGGCGCGGGCAACATCCGGAAGGCGGGCGAGCCGACGGTGTTCGAGTACGCGGCGCTGCGGGTGATCCCGCGCGTGGAGCGCGGCGAGGTGATGAACGTGGGCGTCGTCGTGTACTGCCGGGCCCGTGACTACCTGGGCTGCCGCACCCATCTCGACACCCCGCGGCTGAAGGCGCTCGACGCGTCCCTGGACCTGGACGGCGTCCGCTCGGCGCTCGCGGGCGTCGACGCCGTGTGCGGGGGCGGGGAGCGGGCGGGGCAGGCGGCCGCCGAGGCGCCGGGCGCCCGGTTCCGCTGGCTGACGGCGCCGCGCAGCACGATCGTCCAGCCGGGGCCGGTGCACGCGGGCCTCACCGAGGATCCCGCCGCCGAACTCGACCGGCTCCTGAACCTGCTGGTGCTGTAG
- a CDS encoding HipA family kinase, with the protein MLPHVTAIRYVTPLREGGSLPGVVEADDLGTYVMKFHGAGQGRKALVAEVIAGELARRLGLRVPDQVLIDLDPVIGRHEPDPDVQDLLKASSGRNLGIDFLPGSLGFDPLGWTPDPGFASRVLWFDAFIGNVDRSWRNPNMLVWHGDVWLIDHGASLIFHHAWANAARLFSGPYDVDDHVLTRYATRLEEAEAELAPRITEGVLREVTSLVPDEWLEREPGFAGPQAVRDAYVDVLLPRAGKPREWLPDLAVSGRRPDTGTRRGENRPDWLGGPA; encoded by the coding sequence GTGTTGCCTCATGTGACAGCCATCCGATACGTGACGCCGCTGCGTGAGGGCGGGTCGCTCCCGGGCGTCGTCGAGGCCGACGACCTCGGCACCTACGTGATGAAGTTCCACGGCGCCGGGCAGGGCCGCAAGGCCCTCGTCGCCGAGGTGATCGCCGGTGAGCTGGCGCGCCGGCTCGGCCTGCGGGTGCCCGACCAGGTGCTGATCGACCTCGATCCGGTGATCGGCCGGCACGAGCCCGACCCCGACGTCCAGGACCTGCTGAAGGCCAGCTCGGGCCGCAACCTGGGGATCGACTTCCTGCCGGGCTCGCTCGGCTTCGACCCGCTGGGCTGGACGCCCGACCCCGGCTTCGCGTCGCGGGTGCTGTGGTTCGACGCGTTCATCGGCAACGTGGACCGGAGCTGGCGCAACCCGAACATGCTGGTGTGGCACGGCGACGTGTGGCTGATCGACCACGGCGCGAGCCTGATCTTCCATCACGCGTGGGCGAACGCGGCGCGGCTGTTCTCCGGTCCCTACGACGTCGACGACCACGTCCTGACCCGGTACGCGACGCGGCTGGAGGAGGCGGAGGCCGAACTGGCGCCGCGCATCACCGAGGGGGTGCTGCGCGAGGTGACCTCGCTGGTGCCGGACGAGTGGCTGGAGCGCGAGCCCGGGTTCGCGGGGCCGCAGGCCGTCCGGGACGCCTACGTGGACGTGCTGCTGCCGCGCGCCGGCAAGCCCCGCGAGTGGCTGCCCGACCTGGCGGTGAGCGGGCGCCGCCCGGACACCGGGACGCGGCGCGGCGAGAACCGCCCGGACTGGCTCGGGGGCCCGGCATGA
- a CDS encoding cyclase family protein: MDIELVDLSVPITTGMQVYPGDPEVEAAPALTVAEEGVNVLRLHLGSQSGTHVDAPFHIDDSLPRLDELPLARFTGPAVLMDARGLPPRAPIEPGALPSGLRPGTVLLVATGWSRHWGTDRYLDHPYLAPETAEAIVAAGVRTVGIDALSVDPTPVLGADGFTLAAHRVLCGAGAVIAENLTNLDTLLAARGAAIEASLFPIRLAGADGAPVRAVARVTR, from the coding sequence ATGGATATCGAGCTGGTGGACCTGTCGGTGCCGATCACCACCGGCATGCAGGTCTACCCGGGGGACCCCGAGGTGGAGGCCGCTCCCGCGCTCACGGTCGCCGAGGAGGGCGTGAACGTCCTGCGGCTGCACCTGGGCTCGCAGTCCGGCACGCACGTGGACGCCCCGTTCCACATCGACGACTCCCTGCCCCGCCTCGACGAGCTGCCGCTCGCCCGCTTCACCGGACCGGCCGTCCTCATGGACGCCCGGGGGCTGCCCCCGCGCGCCCCGATCGAGCCCGGCGCGCTCCCGTCCGGCCTCCGTCCCGGCACCGTCCTGCTCGTCGCCACCGGGTGGTCGCGGCACTGGGGCACCGACCGCTACCTCGACCACCCGTACCTCGCGCCCGAGACGGCCGAGGCGATCGTCGCGGCGGGCGTCCGCACGGTCGGGATCGACGCGCTCAGCGTGGACCCGACCCCGGTCCTGGGGGCGGACGGCTTCACCCTGGCGGCCCACCGCGTGCTGTGCGGCGCCGGGGCCGTCATCGCCGAGAACCTCACGAACCTCGACACCCTGCTCGCCGCGCGCGGCGCCGCGATCGAGGCGTCCCTGTTCCCGATCCGGCTGGCCGGGGCGGACGGCGCACCGGTGCGCGCCGTCGCCCGCGTCACCCGCTGA